In one window of Chiloscyllium plagiosum isolate BGI_BamShark_2017 chromosome 44, ASM401019v2, whole genome shotgun sequence DNA:
- the LOC122543543 gene encoding oocyte zinc finger protein XlCOF15-like: protein MEKPEESHPVEKPWKCGDCGKGFSFPSLLETHRRSHTGERPFSCPECGKGFTRSFHLLRHRPVHTGERPFSCPECGKGFTRSSTLLAHQQVHAGEGHFICSECGKGFTCSSILLAHRRVHTGESPFSCPECGKGFNRFSHLQTHRRVHTGERPFICPECGKSFSHSSTLMTHQLVHTGERPFACPECGRRFMLSCNLRRHQRGHQRSQQSDSDAAVGHPQD from the coding sequence ATGGAGAAACCCGAGGAATCCCACCccgtggagaaaccgtggaagtgcGGTGACTGCGGGAAAGGCTTTTCTTTCCCATCTCTCCTGGAGactcatcggcgcagtcacacaggggagaggccgttctcctgccccgagtgcgggaagggctttacccgCTCCTTCCACCTGCTGAGACACCGGccggtccacaccggggagaggcccttcagctgccctgagtgcgggaagggctttacccgCTCCTCCACCCTGCTGGCCCACCAGCAGGTCCACGCTGGCGAGGGGCACTTCATCTGCtctgagtgcgggaagggctttaccTGTTCCTCCATCCTGCTggcccaccggcgggtccacacgggaGAGAGCCCTTTCAGCTGCCCCGAATGCGGGAAGGGCTTCAACCGCTTCTCCCACCTCCAgacccaccggcgggtccacaccggaGAGAGACCCTTCATTTGTCCCGAGTGCGGCAAGTCCTTCAGCCATTCCTCCACCCTGATGAcccaccagctggtccacaccggggagaggccgttcgccTGCCCCGAGTGCGGCCGGAGGTTCATGTTGTCCTGCAATTTGCGGAGGCACCAGCGGGGGCACCAGCGCTCCCAACAATCGGATTCTGACGCTGCTGTGGGTCACCCCCAGGACTGA